Below is a genomic region from Thiohalorhabdus sp. Cl-TMA.
TGATCACTCTGCTCAATGGCGGTATCGGGGTCCTTGAGGCCGTGCCCGGTGAGCGTGCAGACCACCGTGGAGCCCTGGGGAATCCGACCCTCCTGGATCTCGGCCACCACGCCGGCTACGGAGGCTGCGGAGGCGGGCTCGCAGAACACGCCGTCGGTAGAGGCCAGCAGCTTCTGCGCCTCCAGGATCTGCGCGTCCTGTACCGAGTCGAACCAGCCGCCTGACTCCTGCTGGACCCGCAGGGCGCTGTCCCAGGAGGCCGGGTTGCCGATGCGGATGGCGGTGGCCACGGTATCCGGACTACCGATGCGGTGGCCCTCGATGATGGGCGCCGAGCCCGAGGCCTGGAAGCCAAGCATGACGGGCTTGCCGCAGCGGTCCTCTTCGGCGTACTCGCTGTAGCCCATCCAATAGGCGGTGATGTTGCCGGCATTGCCCACGGGCAGGGCGTGGTAGTCCGGGGCGCGGCCCAGCTCCTCCACCACCTCGAAGGCGGCGGTCTTCTGCCCCTGCAGGCGGTGCGGGTTGATGGAGTTCACCAGGGTGATGGGGTAGTCCTCGGCGAGCTCGCGGACAATTTCCATGGCGTCGTCGAAATTGCCGCGGATCTGAATCACCTTGGCGCCGTGCATCATGGCCTGGGACAGCTTGCCCAGGGCGATCTTGCCTTCGGGGATGATGACGAAGGCGGTCATGCCGGCCCGGGCGGCGTAGGCGGCCGCCGAGGCGGAGGTGTTGCCGGTGGAGGCACACACCACGGCGCGCGAGCCCTCCTCGAAGGCCTTAGTGACGGCCACGGTCATGCCGCGGTCCTTGAACGACCCGGTGGGGTTCAGACCCTCGAACTTGAGGTAGATCTCGCCTTCGAAGCCCAGCCTGCGGGGCAGGTTGTAGGTGCGGATACAGGGCGTGCGGCCCTCGCCCAGGCTGATGGCGTCGGCGGGATCGTCGATGGGCAGACGACCCGCATAATGCTGGATCAGGCCCGTGTACCGGGTTGCTTTGGTCACTCGCTACTCCGTGGTATCGCCCAGGCGCGCCGGGCTCCGATACGATTGAAAACGGGGGTGGGCCCCGAGTCAGACCGCGTCCACCTCCTCGAGGCGGAGCAGCTGACTGGGGCCGTTGATCACGTCCAGTTGGTCGATGGCCGCCACCGCCCTGCGCATGGCGCGCTCCTTGGTGGTGTGCGTTAGCAGCACCACCGGCACATCCGTGTCACCGGGATGGGGCTCCTTCTGACGGAAGGCCTCGATGGAAATGCCCTCCTCGGAGAGGATGCGCGTCACCTGAGCCAGTACCCCCGGCTGGTCCTGGGCCTGCATGCGCAGGTAGTACTCGGTCTCCACCTCCTCCACGTGGGCCCAGCGCGGCTCCTGCATGCCGTCGGCGCGGAAGCCCAGGTAGGGGACCCGGTACTCCGGAGAGGCGCCCAGGGTGCGCGCCACATCCACCAGGTCGCCCACCACCGCGGAGGCCGTGGGATCGGCGCCGGCGCCGGGACCGTAGTAGAGAGTCGGCCCCACGGCGTCTCCTACCACCTGCACGGCGTTGAATACCCCTTCCACGCTGGCCAGCATGGTGTCCTCCGGGACCAGGGCCGGATGCACCCGCAGCTCGATGCCACCGTCGGGGCCATGCTTGGTAATGGCCAGCAGCTTGATGCGGTAGCCCAGCTCCCCGGCGTAGAGGATGTCCTCGCGGGTGATGCTGCGGATACCCTCGATGTGCAGGGCCTGGTAGTTGATGGGCGCACCGAAGGCCACGGCCGCCACCAGGGCCAGCTTGTGGGCGGCGTCGATGCCGTCCACGTCGAAGGTGGGGTCCAGCTCCGCATACCCAAGGTCCTGGGCCTCCTTCAGGGCATCCTCGAACTCCATGCCCTCGGTGCGCATGCGGGACAGCATGTAGTTGGCGGTGCCGTTGGCGATGGCGTGCACACTCTCTATGCGGTTGCCGGCCAGGCCCTCGCGCAGGGCCTTGATGATGGGAATGCCCCCGGCAACCGCCGCCTCGAAGGCCAGGTCCACGCCCTTTTCCCCGGCGAAGCGGAACAGCTCGTTGCCGCGCTCCGCCAGCAGGGCCTTGTTGGCCGTGACCACCGGCTTGCCGTGCTCCAGCGCCTTGCGCACCAGGGGCTCGGCATTGTCCACCCCGCCCACCAGCTCTATGACGATGTCGATTTCGGGGTCGGTGCAGATGGACTCGGCATCCGTGCCCACGTCGATGCCGTCGAGCTCCACCGGACGGGGCTTGCTCGGGTCCTTCACCGCCACCCGGGTCACCTCCAGGGAGCGGCCCAGGCGCCGCTCGAGGGGCTCGGCATTGCGGCGCAGCAGGCTCACGGTGCCGCCGCCCACCGTGCCCAGTCCCAGAATTCCGACGCGTACTGGATCCACCTTCGGGTCTCCTTCCCCTGTAACCGTTTCCACCGATTTGCCGTTAGGGGCGGCCGTTACTCCTGTGTGGAGCCCAAGGCCGCCGGGGCGTGCGTGCGCATCAACCTGCGGATATTGCGGATGGCCTGCCGGGTCCGGTGCTCGTTCTCCACCAGGCCGAAGCGCACGTAGCCATCCCCGTACTCCCCGAAGCCGATGCCCGGAGAAACGGCCACCGCGGCCTCGTCGAGCAGGAATTTGGTGAACTCCAGGGAGCCCATTTCCCGGAAGGGCTCCGGGATGGGCGCCCATACGAACATGGAGGCCTTGGGCTTTTCCACCGGCCAGCCGGCGTCGTTGAGGCCCTCCACCAGGGTGTTGCGGCGCGCCTCGTAGACCTGCCGATTCTCCTCCACGCAGTCCTGCGGGCCCTCCAGGGCGATGATGGAGGCCACCTGGATGGGCGTGAAGATCCCGTAGTCCAGGTAGCTTTTCATGCGCTTGAGGGCGCCGATGAGCTCGGTGTTGCCGCTCGCGAAGCCCACCCGCCAACCGGGCATGTTGAAGCTCTTGGACAGGGAGTAGAACTCCACCCCGACGTCCTTGGCCCCCGGCACCTCCAGAAAGCTGTGCGCCTTGTAGTCGTCGAAGGTGATGTCCGCGTAGGCGAAGTCGTGGACCACCCACAGCCCGTGCTCCTTGGCGAAGGCCACCACCTTCTCGAAGAACTCCGGTCCCGCCACCGCCGTGGTGGGATTGTGCGGGAAGTTGAGGATCAGCATCTTGGGCTTCGGCCACCCCTCCCGCACCGCTCGCTCCAGCTCGGCGAAGAAGTCCACGTTGGGCCCCATCTCCACGGAGCGCAGATCGCCGCCGGCGATCACCACCCCGTAGGTGTGGATGGGATAGGTGGGATTGGGCGCCAGAACCACATCCCCGGGTCCGATGGTGGCCAGGAGGAGATGGGACAGACCCTCCTTGGAGCCGATGGTGACGATGGCCTCGCTGTCGGGATCGAGCTCCACGTTGTATTTGTCGGCGTAGCGCTGGCACAGGGCCTTGCGCAGCCGGGGAATGCCCTGGGAGGCAGAGTAGCGGTGCGTATCCGGGCGCTGGGCCGCCTCGCAGAGCTTGTCCACGATGTGCTGAGGAGTTGGCCGGTCGGGATTGCCCATGCCGAAGTCCACCACGTCCACGCCGCGCTTGCGTGCCGCCATCTTGCGCTCGTTCACGATGGCGAAGACATACGGCGGCAATCGCTTCATGCGCTGAAAATCATGATCCATGGGGAAAACGTGGCCTCGGCGATAGTCGGTTGAACGAATGGTGGGACGGAGAAATCCAAGAACTTTACTGACGGGGCGCTCAAGGTGTCAAATTATCCCAGGCCGCTTTCGGGGGGAAACCGCCTTGCGCACCGGCCGCCCCCGCCGCCAGACCCATTTCGTGCACAAAAGAGGCATTCATGGACTTCCGTGAGATCCAGACCGAGGGCAGCTACCTGATCCGGGGCTATGCCCCCGGCGAGCTGCGCATAAACGAAGAGCGCTTCAACGAGAGCCTGATGCTCTTCCGGGAATCCATGTGGAGTGGCTGGCTTCCCGAGCGCTCAGGCGACCTGGAGGCCTGGCACCTGGAGCCGCTGGTGGATTCGGGCGTGGAGGTGCTGCTGATCGGCACGGGGGACCGGCTGCAGTTCCCCGAGCCCCGGGTGACGGCGCCGCTCGTCAACAACCGGATCGGGGTGGAGACCATGGATACCCCGGCCGCCTGCCGGACCTACAACCTGCTCATGAGCGAGGACCGGGTGGTTGCGGCGGCGCTGTTCCTCACCGAGCGGGCCGGCTAACGCCCCCACCCTCCCGGTGCGGCTCCTCAGCGGTCGGGCAGCACCTGCAGCGGATCGATGGGGTCCGTGCGCCGGCGCACCTCGAAGTGCAGGGAGTGCTGCTTTGCGGCCCCCGTCTTGCCAACCCGGGCCACCGGCTGCCCCGCATCCACGGTGTCGTCCTCGGCCACGAGGTTCTCCCGGTTATAGGCGTAGGTGGTGAGAAAACCGCCGCCGTGGCGGATAATCACGAGGTTGCCGTAGCCGCGCAGTCCGTCACCCGCGTACACCACCTGGCCGGGAGCGGCCGCCCGCACTTCGGCCCCCGAGGGGGCCGCGATGTCGATGCCGTTGCTGCGGGACCGCCCCTCTGGATCGTAGCTGCGGATAATGCGGCCGCTGACGGGCCAGAGCCAGCCCCCCGGCCCCCCGGCCTCCGCCTGCCCTTGCACCGCCACCTTTTCTACCTTGGGCATTTCCTTGGTGGTGACGTCCTGGCTGTCGGTCCCGGAGCCGCCGCCGTCCCGTCCGCGCCGACCACCCGTATCCCCACCGCCGTCCCCGGATTGCCCGTCCGGCGGAATCAGCCGCAGACGCTGGCTCAATTCCAGACTGGAAGGGTTTTCGATGTCGTTCCAGCGGGCGATCTTGCGATGGTCCACGCCGAAGCGCCGTCCGATGCTGTAGAGGGTGTCCCCCCGCCGGACGTAATAGTACGGGGGCGTGGGGCCGTGATAGCGCGGCGCGTACAGGGGCGGCGGTGCGCCGCACCCCGTCAGGGCGAGGGGCGCGGCGACGGACAAAAACAGGAAAAATCGGGAGCTGCGGCTGGCCACGGTGTCTTCCACAAGGTATATATAGCCAGCCTATCGCATTACCGCGGACGCTTCATCCGCCCGAGTAGAAGCTGTACAGGACCAGTCCGGCCAGAGCCGCAAGGCCTGTCCAGAACACGGCCGGGGACCAGCGCTCCACCTGTTGATAGAGCCGCTCACCGCCCACACGGATGATACCGGCGAGGACAAAAAAGCGGAGTCCGCGACCGGCCAGGGAGCCCACCACGAAGGGCAGCAGGGGCATCTGCAGGCTGCCGGCGCCGATGGTGAACACCTTGTAGGGAATGGGGGTGAGCCCCGCCAGAAATACGGCCCACCCCCCATAGGCGCCGAACCATTCCACGACCCGGGCGTATTCCTCCCGGGCGCCGTAGAAGGCCAGCAGCGGCTCGGCCACCGCCTGGTACAAAAGGGCCCCGATCAGGTAGCCCACCAGCCCTCCCAGAACGGAGGTGACGGTGGTCAGCGCCGCGAAATACCAGGCCTTGCGTGGCCGGGCCAGAGCCATGGGCGCCATGAGCACGTCGGGGGGAACCGGGAACACGGAGGATTCCGCGAAGGAGAGAGTGCCCAGCCAGAGCGGAGCGCGGGGATGGCCGGCCTTGACCAGGGACCAGTGCACCAGGCGTCGGATCATATCAGCCCCTTTTCCACGAGAATTGGCCTATTGCCCGGCTCCCGGTACCGCCCCCGGCCTGCCTTGGACCGTTCGGACACCGGAATTCGGCAATACTTAATGCGCGTCAAGAAAGGTCCTGCCGGAGCGGGCTTCGTCCACCTTCGGGCTACTTCGAGGAGGACGGCGTGCCCGCTTGGTGACGCAGAGGGACGAAGCAGCAGGGACCCAGGTCCTCGGCCTGGAATCCGTCCGGATTGCGCAGCCAGCGGATGAGCCGCTGGTCCTCTCCGGTGCCCACCGGGCCCACCAGACAGCCGCCCACCCGGATCTGGTCGAGGATCTCCTCGGGCGGCCCTTCCGCGCTGGCGGCCATGAGCCCGGCATCGAAGGGTGCGCTTTCCCGCCAGGCGGTTCGGCCGTCACCGTCGCGGAAGCGGACATTCCCGTAGCCCAGCGTGCGCAGGTTCTGCTTTCCGCGCCGCGCCAGCTGGGGCAGCAGCTCCACGGCCCAGACACCGTCCACCAGCTCCGCGAGAACGGCACTCTGGTAACCGGAGCCCGCCCCCACCTCGAGCACCCGCTCCGGGGCCACCTCGAGCACCGCCTCCGTCATACGCGCCACTTCCCAGGGCTGGGACAGGGTCTGGCCCCAGCCAATGGGCAGTGCGGTATCCTCGTACGCCCGGGTCGCCAGCGCCTCGTCGACGAACAGGTGGCGCGGCACCCGCTGCATGGCCGAAAGCGCCGCCTCGCTCCCGATACCCCGGGCGCGCAGGCCGTCGACCATGCGCTCCCGGGTGCGGGCCGAGGTCATTCCTGTTCCGGAGTCATGGGGGCGCCTTGGAGCCACCCCTCGATCTCCTGCATGGATTCGTAGTGGGTCATGTCCAGCCCCAGGGGGGTAACCGATACATACCCGGAGCGCACCGCGTGAAAGTCGGTTCCGGGGCCGGAATCGGCTTCCGGACCGGCGGAGCCGATCCAGAAAATGGTCTCGCCGCGCGGGTCCTTGTCCACCACCACCCGCTCGCTCGCGTGGCGATTGCCCAGGCGGGTCACCTGGACCCCCTTCAGCTCCTCGAAGGGCAGGTCGGGGATATTGACGTTGAGGATCAGCTGCGGAGGGAGCTGGTGGGTACACAGGAGCTGCCCCGTCAGGTGGGCGGCCACCCGCGCGGCGGTCTCGAAATGGGTGGCATTGCGTCCCACCAGGGAAACGGCCATGGAGGGGGTGTCCAGGTGGCGGGCCTCGACGGCCGCCGCCACGGTGCCGGAATAGACCACGTCATCCCCCATATTGCTACCGTGGTTGATTCCGGATACCACCACCGTGGGCTCCACCTCGAAGACGCCGCCCAGGGCGATATGCACGCAATCGCTGGGGGTGCCGTCGATGGCGAAGGTGTCCTCGGTTATGCGACGCGCGCGAAGAGGATGGAGAAGGGTCAGGGCATTGCTGGCGGCGCTGCGGTCCGCCTCGGGAGCCACCACCAGAACCTGATCCACGGCACGCAGATGCTCGCTGAGCGCCTGGATACCGCGGGCCCGATAGCCATCGTCGTTACTGATCAGAATCACCGGAGCAAGCCCTCGGCCCACTTATAGAGGCGGGCCTGCCCGGCCCGAGCGATATAGGGAGGAAAAAGCTGGATGAGGAATATGGTCGGGGCGAGAGGATTTGAACCTCCGACCACTTGCGCCCCATGCAAGTGCGCTACCAGACTGCGCTACGCCCCGAACAGAAGTTGATATTCTAGGGAAACCGGAGACCGTGGTCAATCCATGCCTTGCTTTTCCCGGGCATCGAGATCGGCCAGGAGGGCGGACAGCTCCCCGCGCACCTCGCGCAGCACGGCCATCGCGCTGGCCTCGCCCTCGGCGGAGCCGCCCTCGTTCAGGCGGTCGCGGGCCCCCTCGATGGTGTACTTGCGCTCCCAGAGCAGATATCGGATACGCTGGACCAGCCGCACGTCCTCCGGCCGATAATAGCGCCGGTTGCCGCTGCGCCGCAGGGGCCGCAGCTGGGAGAATTCCTCCTCCCAGTAACGCAGCACGTGCGGCTCCACACCGCACAGCTCCGCCGCTTCCCGGATTCCGAAGAACCGCTTGTCGGGAAGCGGGGCGCCTTCACTCATTCCACGGGCTCGCCGTTCACCCGGCCCTTGAGCACTTGGCTGGGCCGGAAATTGACCACCCGGCGGGCGGTGATGGTCACCTCCTCCCCCGTCTTGGGGTTGCGCCCCGGCCGGGGCGGCTTGTCTCGAAGCTCGAATTTCCCGAAGCCGGAGAGCTTCACCTCCTCTCCGTTGGCCAGGGCCAACCGTATCTCATCCAAGCTGGTCTCCACGAGCTCCCGGGCCTCTTTCTTGCTGAACCCGATCCGGTCGTGGAGCATTTCCACCAGGTCCGCCTTGGTAATTGCCAATCTGGACCCCTCAATATTCGTGTTCGGACGGTAAAGCCTCCGGAGTCCGCCACGCCGGGGCGGTGCGGCTCCGGAGACCTAGTGAAGCAGGATCTTGGGGAAGGGCCTCCCGTGCGGCATCAAGCTCGAAGGGTCGCCCCCAGTCGATTCCCGAACCGCTCCACCAACTGGGAGACGGCGGCATCGATCTGCTCGTCGGTGGGCGTCTCGTCACGGGCCTGGAGTGTCAGCGACAAGCCCATGCTTTTAAAGCCTTCCTCGATGCCCTTGCCAGTGTAAACGTCAAAAATTTGCCAGTCCACGAGACTCAGCGGACCCTCCTCCAGTCCTTCGGCCAGCAGGCCCTCCAGGGCCGCCGCCGTGACGGCCTCCGGAACCACAACCGCCAAGTCCCTGTGCGTCACCGGGAGGCGGGATACCGGCTGGTACCGGGGCACCCCCCCAGAGTGGCCACGAAGCACTTCCAGATCAAGCTGGTAAAGCACCGTACCCATACTTACTTCCACCGCCTCGGCCAGGGAGGGATGCAGGGTTCCGAGCCAGCCGGTCTCCTCACCGTCCACCAGGATCCGCGCCGCTTGGCCCGGATGCAGGGCGGGATGGGTGTCGGCCACGAGCTCGGTCCGGCGGGAGCTTACCCCGGCCCGGCGCAGGAGGGCCTCGACGTCTCCCTTGGCATCGAAAAAGTCCGCCGAGCGCTTGCGGCCTTCCCAGTGGGGCGGGTCCACGGGTCCCGCGAGGAGGCCGCCGATGGCATCCCGCTGCTGTAGGGCGCCCTCCCGTTGCGGGAATACGCGGCCCAGCTCGAACAGCCGCAGCCGATGATTCTGGCGCGCCTGGTTGGCCGCGGCGGTCTCAAGCAGTCCGGCGAACAGATCGGGACGCATCACCGACTGCTCCCGCGAGAGCGGGTTGGCGAGGGCAAGCGGGTCGGCCTCGGGATCGAGCCTGGCCACGATCTCGGGGTCCACGAAACTGTAGGTGATCACCTCGCGGTAGCCGCGATCCACCAGAGCCTGGCGCAGGGGTCGGTCCTGGACGTCGGTTTCGTAGCCAGCGTGCGGCTCCATGGGGCCGACCATGCGGGCAGTGGGCAGCTGGTCGTAGCCGTGGAGGCGGGCGACCTCCTCGATCAGGTCGGCTTCCAGAGTGAGATCGAAGCGGAAGGACGGCGGCACCACCTCCCACTCCTCGCCCTCCTCTTCCGCCTCGAAGCTCAGGCGGCGAAAAGCGTCGCCCATTGCCTCGGCGCCGAGGTTCGTGCCCAGGCGGGCATCCGCCCGTGCGGGCCGGAAGGGAATGACGGGGCGCTGCGGCAGATCAGCCTCGTTGACCCCCTCCACCACCGGCCCGGCCTTGCCCCCTGCCAGCTCCACCAGCAAGGACGTCGCCCGCTCCATGGCGATCACGGGCAAGTGGGGATCGACGCCCCGCTCGAAACGGTGGCTGGCATCGGTGTGCAGCCCGAGCTTCCGGGCCCGACCGGCCACCGCGCCAGGCCGGAAGTGGGCCGCCTCGAGGAAGACATTGGCGGTGGCCTCCCCCACCGCTGTGGCTTCCGCCCCCATCACGCCCGCGACGGCCTGAACGCCGGCGTCGTCGGCGATCACCAAGGCGCCGGCTTCCAGTTCCGCGGCGCTGCCGTCCAGCAGGGTCACCGGCTCCCCGGAGCGGGCGTGCCGCACACGGACATCCCCGGTGAGCCGGTCGTTGTCGAAGGCATGCAGGGGCTGGCCCAGCTCCAGCATGACGTAGTTGGTGATATCCACCAGCAGCGATACGGGTCGGACGCCGCAGCGGCGCAGACGTTCCTGCATCCAGAACGGGGTCCTCCGACTGGGATCCACCTCCTCCACCACCCGACCCAGATAGCGGGGGCAATCGGGCCCCGCCTCCAGATGAACGCCACGGCGCGTCTCCAGGACCGGCGTAACCGGCCCAAGGGGCGGCCCCACCAGGGGACAGTCCGCGAGCGCGGCCACCTCCCGGGCCACTCCCGCGATGGAGAGGCAGTCGCCCCGGTTGGGGGTCAGATCGAGCTCCACCACCGTATCGTCGAGCTCCAGGTATTCCAGGACCGGCGCGCCCACCGGGGCATCCGCGGGCAGGATCATCAGCCCTGCGGATTCCTCGGCGAGGCCCAGCTCCGTCTCCGAGCACAGCATGCCTTCGGAGACCTCGCCGCGCAGCTTGCTCTTCTTGATCTTCAGGCCGTTGGGCAGCAAAGCGCCCGGCACCGCCACCGGGACCTTGTCCCCGGGCCCCATGTTGTCGGCCCCACACACAATGGATCGCGCGTGCCCTTCCCCGGCGTCCACGGTGCACAGGGAAAGCCGGTCGGCATTCGGATGCTGTTCGCAGGTCTCGATAACCCCCACGAGGACCATGTCGAGGCCCTGTCCGAGGTATTCGGTGCCCTCCACTTCCAGGCCGGCCATGGTCAGGCGATGGACCAGGCTCGCCTGGTCCCAGTCGTGCTCCACCCACTCCGCGAGCCAGCGCTCACTGAACCGCATCGGTGTTCCTTCCCGTTGCTCTAGCGTAATACCCGACAGGACCGCGGCGGGCACGGGGAACCCGCGTTTCGACCGGAACCTCGATCCGGCGGCCGCTCCCTGCTCCCCGGACTATTCCCCGCGCTCCCGGGTGCTCCTTGGCTGCTGTTCGGCGCAGCCGGACTATCCAGCCTGGAACTGCGCCAGGAAGCGCACGTCGTTCTCGAAGAACAGGCGCAGGTCGTCCACTCCGTAACGCAGCATGGTAAGCCGCTCCACGCCCATGCCGAAGGCCAGGCCGCTGTACTTGTCGGCGTCGATGCCCACGTGACCGAAGACGTTCGGATGGATGAGCCCTGCGCCGAGCACCTCCAGCCAGCCGGTATGCTTGCACACCCGGCAGCCCGCTCCATCGCAGATCACGCAGCCGATGTCCACCTCCGCCGAGGGCTCCGTAAAGGGGAAATACGAGGGGCGGAAGCGTACCGGCAGGTCGTCCCGCTCGAACAGCCGTTGCAGGAAGTCCTGCAACAGCCCCTTTAGGTGGGCGAAGGTAACCCCCTCGTCCACCACGAGCCCCTCAACCTGGTGGAACATGGGGGTATGGGTCACATCGCTGTCGCACCGGAACACGCGGCCGGGGGCGATGGTCCGCAGCGGAGGCTCCCGGTCGTCCATGACGCGGATCTGTACGGGGCTGGTATGGGTGCGGAGCAGCCAATCCTCCCCGAAATAGAAGGTGTCGTGCATCATCCGCGCGGGATGATCCTCGGGGATATTGAGGGCCTCGAAATTGTGGAAGGTATCCTCGATCTCCGGCCCTTTGTCCACCTCGAACCCCATGGAGACGAACAGGTCCTCGATGCGCTCCAGCATGCGCGTCACCGGATGGAGGCTGCCCACGTCGGTATTCCGGCCCGGCAGGGTCACATCCACCCGTTCGGCCTCCAGACGGCGCTCCAGCTCCACCCGGGCCACCTCTTCCCTGCGCGCCTCCAGGGCCTCCTGCACGGCTTCCTTGGCGGCGTTAACCGCCTGGCCGGCTTCCTTGCGCTCCTCGGGGGCGAGCTGGCCCACCTGCTTGAGGAGCTCGGTAAGCTCGCCCTTCTTTCCCAGGAATTGGACGCGCAGACGCTCCAGCGCATCCAGGGAGTCGGCGTCCCGGATTTCCTGCTCCGCCCGATTGCGAATGGCCTCCAGCTTTTCCTGCATGTTCGCTCCGCGAATTGCACAAGGGTGGGATCGGGGTTGTCGCTGGGTGTCCGCCCCCCAAACACAAAGGGAGAAAGGGCAAAGCCCTTTCTCCCCTGCGATGCCGATTCCCGTTCGGGATAGGGCCCTTAAGCCGCCTGGGCTTCCTTGGCCACCTCGACCATCTTGGCGAAAGCTTCCTTGTCCCGCACCGCGAGGTCGGCGAGCACCTTCCGATCCACCTCAACCCCGGCATTGCGCAGGCCATTGATGAAGCGGCTATAGCTCAACCCGTGCTCGCGGGCACCGGCGTTGATGCGGGTTACCCAGAGCCGCCGGAAGTCGCGCTTCCGTTGTTTGCGGTCACGATACTGGTATTGCGCCGCGCGCTCGACGAATTCGTTGGCGACCCGGAAGCAGTTCTTCTTCCGGCCCTGAAAGCCCTTCGCCTGTTTCAGGACTTTCTTGTGGCGACGGTGCGTTTCGACTCCACGCTTCACTCGTGGCATGAGGCATTACTCCTTGGATCTTCGCTCCCCACGCAGATCCCTTCCCGGGTCCCCGCAGGGGTCCAATGGATTCCGGCGGCCCCTTCGGAGGGCCGCCCCGGCTCCCGAAACGGGCTCAGGAGTACGGCAGCATCCGGCGCACGTTGCCCTCTTCCACCTTGGAAACGAGATCCGGCTTGCGCAGGTTACGCTTGCGGTCCCGGTCCTTTTTGGTGCGGATGTGGCTGTAGTGCGAGCTCCGGCGCTTGATCTTGCCGCGGGCGGTGACCTTGAAGCGCTTGGCCGCCCCGCGGTTGGTCTTCATCTTGGGCATGACGACGGCTCTCTCTCGTCCTGAGCATGGGAAAACGAAAAGTACGCAGAAGGCCGATACGGCCCGGCCTTTTAATGCTTGAGCGGGGTGACCACCATGATCATCTGGCGCCCTTCCAGCTTGGGCTGCTGCTCCACCTTCCCGTACTCCCCGAGGTCTTCCTCGATGCGCTGGAGGATCCCCCGGCCGATGTCCTGGTGCAGCATTTCCCGGCCGCGGAAGCGCATGGTTACCTTGACGCGGTCCCCGTGCTTCAGGAACCGGATGGCGTTCCGCAGTTTGACCTGGTAGTCATGCTGATCCGTCTTGGGCCGGAATTTGACTTCCTTGAGCTGGACCTGCTTGGTCTTGGCCTTGGCCTTGTGTGCCTGCTTGCTGGCTTCGTACTTGTACTTGCCGTAGTCCATGATCTTGCACACAGGCGGCTCCGCCTGCGGCGAGACCTCGACAAGGTCAAGCCCCGCCTCGTCCGCTCTATCGAACGCTTCCTGGAGGGAAACAACGCCTACCTGCTCTCCCTCGGCATCAACCAGCCGGACCTCTTCAGCCTCGATGTCCTCGTTGACGCGAGGTTGTTTCTCCTGTTTAGCGATCTCTAGCCCTCCGATTCGATCTGCTTGCTATCGACCTCGTCCCGCAGGCGGTCGATAAACGTGCCAAGGTCCGTAGCACCCAGATCCTCCCCGGATCGATGGCGCACGGATACCTGGCCGGACTCCATTTCCTGGTCCCCCACCACGAGCATGTAAGGGACCTTGTCCATGGTATGCTGACGTATTTTAAAGCCGACTTTCTCGTTCCTCAAGTCGGCTTCCGCCCGAAATCCGGCATTTTTCAG
It encodes:
- the surE gene encoding 5'/3'-nucleotidase SurE, whose protein sequence is MILISNDDGYRARGIQALSEHLRAVDQVLVVAPEADRSAASNALTLLHPLRARRITEDTFAIDGTPSDCVHIALGGVFEVEPTVVVSGINHGSNMGDDVVYSGTVAAAVEARHLDTPSMAVSLVGRNATHFETAARVAAHLTGQLLCTHQLPPQLILNVNIPDLPFEELKGVQVTRLGNRHASERVVVDKDPRGETIFWIGSAGPEADSGPGTDFHAVRSGYVSVTPLGLDMTHYESMQEIEGWLQGAPMTPEQE
- a CDS encoding MerR family transcriptional regulator, which produces MSEGAPLPDKRFFGIREAAELCGVEPHVLRYWEEEFSQLRPLRRSGNRRYYRPEDVRLVQRIRYLLWERKYTIEGARDRLNEGGSAEGEASAMAVLREVRGELSALLADLDAREKQGMD
- a CDS encoding integration host factor subunit alpha, producing the protein MAITKADLVEMLHDRIGFSKKEARELVETSLDEIRLALANGEEVKLSGFGKFELRDKPPRPGRNPKTGEEVTITARRVVNFRPSQVLKGRVNGEPVE
- the pheT gene encoding phenylalanine--tRNA ligase subunit beta; its protein translation is MRFSERWLAEWVEHDWDQASLVHRLTMAGLEVEGTEYLGQGLDMVLVGVIETCEQHPNADRLSLCTVDAGEGHARSIVCGADNMGPGDKVPVAVPGALLPNGLKIKKSKLRGEVSEGMLCSETELGLAEESAGLMILPADAPVGAPVLEYLELDDTVVELDLTPNRGDCLSIAGVAREVAALADCPLVGPPLGPVTPVLETRRGVHLEAGPDCPRYLGRVVEEVDPSRRTPFWMQERLRRCGVRPVSLLVDITNYVMLELGQPLHAFDNDRLTGDVRVRHARSGEPVTLLDGSAAELEAGALVIADDAGVQAVAGVMGAEATAVGEATANVFLEAAHFRPGAVAGRARKLGLHTDASHRFERGVDPHLPVIAMERATSLLVELAGGKAGPVVEGVNEADLPQRPVIPFRPARADARLGTNLGAEAMGDAFRRLSFEAEEEGEEWEVVPPSFRFDLTLEADLIEEVARLHGYDQLPTARMVGPMEPHAGYETDVQDRPLRQALVDRGYREVITYSFVDPEIVARLDPEADPLALANPLSREQSVMRPDLFAGLLETAAANQARQNHRLRLFELGRVFPQREGALQQRDAIGGLLAGPVDPPHWEGRKRSADFFDAKGDVEALLRRAGVSSRRTELVADTHPALHPGQAARILVDGEETGWLGTLHPSLAEAVEVSMGTVLYQLDLEVLRGHSGGVPRYQPVSRLPVTHRDLAVVVPEAVTAAALEGLLAEGLEEGPLSLVDWQIFDVYTGKGIEEGFKSMGLSLTLQARDETPTDEQIDAAVSQLVERFGNRLGATLRA
- the pheS gene encoding phenylalanine--tRNA ligase subunit alpha, which produces MQEKLEAIRNRAEQEIRDADSLDALERLRVQFLGKKGELTELLKQVGQLAPEERKEAGQAVNAAKEAVQEALEARREEVARVELERRLEAERVDVTLPGRNTDVGSLHPVTRMLERIEDLFVSMGFEVDKGPEIEDTFHNFEALNIPEDHPARMMHDTFYFGEDWLLRTHTSPVQIRVMDDREPPLRTIAPGRVFRCDSDVTHTPMFHQVEGLVVDEGVTFAHLKGLLQDFLQRLFERDDLPVRFRPSYFPFTEPSAEVDIGCVICDGAGCRVCKHTGWLEVLGAGLIHPNVFGHVGIDADKYSGLAFGMGVERLTMLRYGVDDLRLFFENDVRFLAQFQAG
- the rplT gene encoding 50S ribosomal protein L20, which encodes MPRVKRGVETHRRHKKVLKQAKGFQGRKKNCFRVANEFVERAAQYQYRDRKQRKRDFRRLWVTRINAGAREHGLSYSRFINGLRNAGVEVDRKVLADLAVRDKEAFAKMVEVAKEAQAA
- the rpmI gene encoding 50S ribosomal protein L35; amino-acid sequence: MPKMKTNRGAAKRFKVTARGKIKRRSSHYSHIRTKKDRDRKRNLRKPDLVSKVEEGNVRRMLPYS
- the infC gene encoding translation initiation factor IF-3; translated protein: MGGLEIAKQEKQPRVNEDIEAEEVRLVDAEGEQVGVVSLQEAFDRADEAGLDLVEVSPQAEPPVCKIMDYGKYKYEASKQAHKAKAKTKQVQLKEVKFRPKTDQHDYQVKLRNAIRFLKHGDRVKVTMRFRGREMLHQDIGRGILQRIEEDLGEYGKVEQQPKLEGRQMIMVVTPLKH